A single genomic interval of Oreochromis aureus strain Israel breed Guangdong linkage group 12, ZZ_aureus, whole genome shotgun sequence harbors:
- the gins4 gene encoding DNA replication complex GINS protein SLD5, which yields MSDALSDDGSDFNQDDTQEDVMTPAELIAKLEEAWLNEKFSPELLENKSEVVECVMEQLTHMESNLQRVKKGDAKASIHRMEIDRIRYVLSSYLRSRLQKIEKYFPHVLEREKSRGEGEPSLLSPEEFAFAKEYYANTESYLKAVALKRMPSNLQTVDMIKAVPEPCLDSFVFLRVKERQENILVEPETEDQREYVVDLDEGSQHLMRYRTIAPLVSSGAVQLI from the exons ATGTCGGACGCTTTGTCTGATGACGGCAGCGACTTCAACCAGGATGACACCCAGGAGGATGTTATGACCCCGGCGGAGCTGATCGCTAAACTGGAAGAA GCTTGGCTAAATGAGAAGTTCTCACCGGAGCTGCTGGAGAACAAATCAGAGGTGGTGGAGTGTGTGATGGAGCAGCTGACTCATATG GAGTCCAACTTGCAGCGGGTGAAGAAAGGCGATGCAAAGGCCAGCATCCATCGCATGGAAATAGACAGGATCCGCTACGTTCTCAGCAGCTACCTGCGCTCTCGTCTGCAGAAG ATTGAAAAGTATTTCCCACATGTCTTGGAGAGAGAGAAGTCTCGGGGTGAGGGCGAGCCGTCTCTGCTTTCGCCTGAGGAGTTTGCTTTTGCCAAAGA GTATTATGCCAACACTGAAAGCTACCTAAAGGCTGTAGCACTGAAGCGCATGCCATCCAACTTACAGACTGTGGATATGATCAAAGCAG TGCCTGAGCCCTGCCTGGACTCCTTTGTGTTTCTGCGAGTGAAAGAGAGACAGGAAAACATCCTGGTAGAGCCTGAAACGGAGGATCAGAG AGAGTATGTCGTGGATCTCGACGAGGGCTCTCAGCACCTAATGCGTTATCGAACTATAGCTCCACTTGTGTCAAGCGGAGCTGTGCAGTTGATATGA
- the LOC116314125 gene encoding phytanoyl-CoA hydroxylase-interacting protein, with product MDAPLSTPCNIQICEVTCDSFRIMWDMTPEDTARATHFFIDLSRKANRDPNRFKHRDVPTKLVAKAVPLPMAVRGHWFLSPRTEYCVAVQTAVRQPDGDYLVSEWSQVVEFCTGDYAMEHLQQLLDKAKGSAGRLLKFSVFYRNQHPDYFDYVRKECGGLMRPALKDTSGSHGSPISGKLHGVFFSCNTEFDTGLPPKDSPYGPLRFQIPAGHLLNPNICLYFADFYCMYTAYHYVVLVLAPVGSEGDAFCRTRLPMLDLASNPFLTYTAPQRPGEEPLYCHASDVILEVLFTEPVHLDQGGVEQISGHQLMSLTTANAKKDPSCKVCNISVGR from the exons ATGGATGCTCCCCTTTCGACCCCCTGTAATATCCAGATTTGTGAGGTGACCTGCGACTCCTTCCGGATCATGTGGGACATGACCCCCGAGGACACGGCCAGAGCCACACACTTCTTCATCGACTTAAGCCGCAAGGCCAACAGGGACCCCAACCGCTTCAAACACAGG GATGTGCCGACCAAGCTGGTGGCCAAAGCCGTGCCTCTCCCCATGGCAGTGAGGGGACACTGGTTCCTCAGCCCGCGGACAGAATACTGTGTTGCTGTTCAAACTGCTGTCCGACAGCCAGATGGTGATTACTTGGTGTCAGAGTGGAGCCAGGTGGTGGAGTTTTGCACTGGGG ACTACGCCATGGAACACCTACAGCAGCTTCTCGACAAGGCCAAGGGCTCAGCGGGGAGGCTTCTGAAATTCTCGGTCTTTTATCGCAACCAGCACCCAGACTACTTTGATTATGTCAG AAAGGAGTGTGGAGGTCTGATGCGTCCAGCCCTCAAAGACACCAGTGGGAGTCACGGCTCACCCATCAGCGGCAAACTGCACGGAGTCTTCTTCAGCTGCAACACAGAGTTTGATACAGGGCTCCCTCCCAAAGACTCCCCGTATGGACCCCTGCGGTTTCAGATCCCGGCTGGACACCTGCTAAACCCCAACATCTGCCTGTATTTTGCAGACTTCTACTGCATGTACACGGCCTACCACTATGTGGTGCTGGTGCTCGCCCCTGTTGGCTCAGAGGGAGATGCCTTCTGCCGCACCCGCCTCCCTATGCTGGACTTGGCTTCCAACCCCTTTCTGACTTACACTGCCCCTCAGAGACCCGGGGAGGAGCCCTTGTACTGCCACGCCAGCGACGTCATTCTCGAGGTGCTGTTCACCGAGCCGGTTCACTTGGATCAGGGCGGCGTGGAGCAGATCAGCGGGCACCAGCTTATGAGTCTGACCACCGCCAATGCCAAGAAAGACCCGAGCTGCAAAGTGTGCAACATCAGTGTGGGACGCTGA
- the zgc:77112 gene encoding protein phosphatase 1 regulatory subunit 3C, with product MRCARFSCGEQLTTRLQHATHGRLTPNIEDNIPITQHRNTSMEMSSTSVLPVVGFGSMARSAGLLEIAVRLCLNQRKQLCPHVWVPILKPQRSCIRPPASEHLSSDILSQVFLPRPSSPFLDDLDDGDDVLFPIKSKRVVFADSRGLSLTAVRVFSDEEEQSDLDVLPSLQSLGSMTEDGYSCTVSTCCPGTRLKLGFPQPSADFQAFRAKLAESMVILENCSISEKALRGTVRVRNVSYQKDVRVRITFDSWQSYRDVPCTYLQKRFGGPQTDIFEFDITIPKVLDAKRKIEFCLSYLPGGHSEPFWDNNDGQNYSITVSVNSHLCHGKNQSERA from the exons ATGCGTTGTGCCAGATTCTCCTGTGGGGAACAACTGACAACACGACTACAACACGCTACTCATGGGAGATT aaCTCCAAACATTGAGGACAATATTCCCATCACTCAGCATAGGAATACCAGCATGGAGATGTCCAGTACATC TGTCCTGCCAGTGGTTGGCTTTGGGTCGATGGCTCGGTCAGCCGGACTGCTGGAGATTGCTGTCAGGCTGTGCTTGAACCAGCGTAAACAACTGTGTCCTCATGTCTGGGTTCCCATCCTGAAACCCCAGCGATCCTGCATCCGTCCTCCAGCTTCAGAGCACTTATCCTCTGACATCTTGAGCCAAGTCTTTCTGCCCCGTCCTTCCTCACCTTTCCTCGATGACTTGGACGACGGCGATGATGTGTTGTTCCCAATCAAGAGCAAACGTGTGGTTTTTGCCGACTCGCGGGGATTGTCTCTAACAGCCGTGCGAGTGTTTTCCGACGAAGAAGAGCAGTCTGACCTCGACGTGCTGCCATCGCTGCAGTCTTTGGGCAGCATGACAGAGGATGGCTACAGCTGCACAGTCAGCACCTGCTGCCCAGGAACACGGCTCAAACTGGGCTTCCCGCAGCCATCTGCAGATTTCCAGGCCTTTCGAGCCAAGCTGGCAGAGAGCATGGTCATCTTGGAGAACTGCAGTATCAGCGAGAAGGCCCTCCGGGGTACCGTGAGAGTTAGGAATGTCAGCTACCAGAAGGATGTGCGTGTGCGCATCACCTTTGACTCGTGGCAGAGCTACAGAGACGTGCCCTGCACATACCTGCAGAAACGCTTCGGAGGACCTCAGACGGACATCTTTGAATTTGACATTACCATTCCTAAAGTGCTAGATGCGAAAAGGAAGATTgagttctgtttaagttatttgcCAGGAGGGCACAGCGAGCCTTTTTGGGACAATAACGATGGACAAAATTACAGCATTACAGTGAGTGTGAACTCACATCTGTGCCATGGGAAGAATCAAAGTGAAAGGGCATGA
- the polr3d gene encoding DNA-directed RNA polymerase III subunit RPC4: protein MSDAGSGDPSGRVPTPGGSGSKGLLMSRRPSAGISPGRLPTMRSRDLTLGGVKKKTFTPNIIGRKVKEETKVEDGQRRERKETDRGRGPRMRGRGRGHQELIQSHSIFEQGPGEMMMKKRGGYESERDAPSMGPSPIINIKKEKRETEEETKEILRKLERDNFVDDPFLRSEKRSCPVQLPLAVSGWGFKDEFSDAPIKNEKKEEDCEPMEPAAEVKQEPEEIEIKKPEATFRPPPLPEPEVLPDLLHRWSLSKAEELFFIQLPDSLPGQPPTKEHKPVKTEVQSEDGQSVLLKTESEEEKAEDNSCNLKDLREGVVGKMLVRKSGRVQLILGQVTLDVSLGTSCSFLQELVSVNTEGKTGNLTVLGNVKHKMVCSPDFEALLESSS from the exons ATGTCGGACGCAGGTTCAGGCGACCCCAGTGGTCGTGTGCCGACTCCTGGAGGGAGCGGTAGCAAAGGACTCCTGATGAGCCGTCGCCCGTCAGCTGGCATCTCTCCTGGCCGCCTCCCCACGATGCGATCCAGAGACCTCACATTAGGAGGAGTGAAGAAG AAAACATTTACACCCAACATTATTGGCCGAAAAGTTAAAGAAGA AACAAAAGTTGAAGATgggcagaggagagagaggaaggaaacGGATCGAGGTCGGGGTCCCAGAATGAGAGGCAGGGGCCGAGGCCATCAAGAACTCATCCAGTCGCACTCCATTTTTGAACAGGGACCCGgagagatgatgatgaaaaaGAGAG gcggCTATGAAAGCGAGAGAGACGCTCCAAGCATGGGACCCTCGCCCATCATTAATATCAAAAAGGAAAAGCGAGAGACCGAGGAGGAGACCAAAGAGATCCTGCGCAAGCTGGAACGAGACAAC TTTGTGGATGATCCCTTCCTGCGGAGTGAGAAGAGGAGCTGCCCTGTCCAGCTCCCCCTGGCTGTGTCAGGATGGGGATTCAAGGATGAATTTAGTGACGCTCCTattaaaaatgagaagaaagaggaggatTGTGAACCAATGGAGCCTGCAGCTGAAG TGAAACAAGAGCCAGAGgaaattgaaataaagaagCCTGAGGCAACTTTCAGGCCTCCTCCTCTCCCCGAGCCCGAAGTACTCCCTGACCTGCTGCACAGATGGAGTCTGAGCAAAGCGGAGGAGCTTTTCTTCATTCAGCTACCAGACTCGCTGCCCGGCCAGCCTCCCACAAAAGAGCACAAGCCGGTGAAAACAGAGGTGCAGTCAGAGGATGGGCAGTCTGTGCTCCTGAAAACAGAATCAGAG GAGGAGAAAGCTGAGGACAACAGCTGCAATCTGAAGGATCTACGGGAGGGTGTTGTGGGAAAGATGCTGGTACGCAAGTCTGGCCGAGTGCAGCTCATACTGGGGCAGGTGACGCTCGATGTGTCTCTAGGAACATCCTGCTCTTTCCTGCAG GAACTTGTCTCTGTCAATACAGAGGGGAAAACAGGTAACTTGACTGTATTAGGGAACGTCAAACACAAAATGGTTTGCTCACCGGACTTTGAAGCTCTGCTGGAGAGCAGTTCTTGA